The following are from one region of the Cytobacillus firmus genome:
- a CDS encoding DHH family phosphoesterase, protein MPSYLEKRSIRYPIFGLMGITVVLLGILAYYNWLSALIGLFLAILPFYYLFQLNQKHRKETEEYISTLSYRVKKVGEEALMEMPIGIMLINDDYYIEWTNPFLASCFDEDTLVGRSLYDVADSLVPLIKQEVETEIITLHDRKFRVIHKPEERLLYFFDVTEQTEIEKMYQEERTVIAIIFLDNYDEMTQAMDDQTKSSLNSLVTQILNKWAQDNGVFLKRVSSERFIAVFNEHILQLLEKGKFTILDDVRETTSKQNVPLTLSVGVGTGVSSLPELGSLAQSSLDLALGRGGDQVAIKQTSGKVKFFGGKTNPVEKRTRVRARVISHALKELISESDKVIIMGHKSPDMDAIGAAIGIQKVARLNQREGYVVVNFNELDTGVRRMMKEIEKNEELFSKFITPEQAMEIATDDTLLVVVDTHKPSMVIEEKLLHAIEHVVVIDHHRRAEEFIHNPLLVYMEPYASSTAELVTELLEYQPKNGRIEMLEATALLAGIIVDTKSFSLRTGSRTFDAASYLRGQGADTVLVQKFLKEDVDTYIKRAKLIETVQFYKEGIAIAKGEPDQIFDQVLIAQTADTLLTMDGVVASFVISNRSENMIGVSARSLGDINVQVIMENLEGGGHLTNAATQLQDATLDDVEVRLKEAIDEYFEGRKKE, encoded by the coding sequence ATGCCTTCGTATTTAGAAAAGCGGTCCATACGCTATCCGATTTTTGGATTGATGGGCATAACAGTGGTGCTTCTCGGTATATTGGCGTACTACAATTGGCTTTCTGCATTAATTGGGCTGTTTCTGGCCATCCTTCCTTTCTACTACCTTTTTCAGCTGAATCAAAAGCACCGGAAGGAGACGGAAGAATACATTTCTACCCTTTCCTACAGGGTGAAAAAGGTCGGCGAAGAAGCTCTTATGGAAATGCCGATTGGAATCATGCTGATTAATGATGATTATTACATTGAATGGACTAATCCCTTTTTAGCATCCTGCTTTGATGAAGATACGCTAGTCGGAAGATCGCTTTATGATGTCGCGGATTCGCTTGTTCCGCTGATCAAACAAGAAGTGGAAACAGAAATTATTACGCTTCATGACCGCAAATTCCGGGTGATCCATAAACCGGAAGAACGACTTTTATACTTTTTTGATGTCACGGAACAAACTGAAATTGAGAAAATGTATCAGGAAGAACGGACAGTGATCGCCATCATCTTCCTTGATAATTACGATGAGATGACCCAGGCGATGGATGACCAGACGAAAAGCAGTCTCAACAGCCTGGTGACCCAGATATTGAATAAATGGGCACAGGATAATGGGGTCTTCCTGAAGCGGGTGTCATCTGAGCGCTTTATCGCCGTATTTAATGAACATATTCTGCAGCTTCTTGAAAAAGGGAAGTTCACGATTCTTGATGATGTCCGGGAAACCACATCCAAGCAAAATGTGCCTCTTACGTTAAGCGTAGGTGTCGGCACTGGGGTCTCTTCCCTTCCTGAGCTTGGTTCACTGGCCCAGTCCAGCTTAGACCTGGCATTAGGCCGCGGAGGAGACCAGGTGGCCATTAAACAGACCAGCGGGAAAGTCAAATTCTTCGGGGGAAAAACCAACCCTGTTGAAAAAAGAACCCGGGTCCGTGCACGCGTCATTTCCCATGCGCTGAAGGAATTGATATCGGAAAGCGATAAAGTGATTATCATGGGCCACAAAAGCCCGGATATGGATGCGATTGGAGCCGCCATCGGCATTCAGAAGGTAGCGCGACTGAATCAGCGTGAGGGCTATGTAGTGGTGAATTTCAATGAACTGGATACAGGTGTCAGAAGGATGATGAAGGAAATTGAAAAGAACGAAGAGCTCTTTTCGAAATTCATCACACCGGAACAGGCAATGGAAATTGCCACGGACGATACCCTGCTCGTGGTTGTTGATACCCACAAGCCATCCATGGTAATTGAGGAAAAGCTGCTTCATGCGATTGAACATGTGGTCGTCATCGACCATCATCGCCGCGCTGAAGAGTTCATTCATAATCCGCTGCTGGTTTATATGGAGCCATACGCTTCCTCTACAGCAGAACTGGTGACAGAGCTTCTGGAGTATCAGCCGAAAAACGGCAGAATTGAAATGCTGGAAGCAACGGCCCTGCTTGCCGGGATCATTGTCGATACGAAGAGCTTCTCACTGCGGACCGGATCGCGGACATTTGATGCGGCTTCCTACCTGCGGGGACAGGGGGCAGATACCGTGCTCGTCCAAAAGTTCTTAAAAGAGGATGTTGATACTTACATCAAGCGGGCGAAGCTGATTGAAACCGTTCAATTTTACAAAGAAGGCATTGCGATTGCCAAGGGTGAGCCGGATCAGATATTTGATCAGGTGCTGATTGCCCAGACGGCAGATACCCTGTTGACGATGGATGGCGTAGTTGCTTCATTTGTCATCTCAAACCGCTCTGAAAACATGATAGGGGTCAGCGCACGTTCCCTCGGGGATATCAATGTCCAGGTGATCATGGAGAATCTCGAAGGCGGCGGGCACTTAACAAATGCTGCCACACAGCTTCAGGATGCAACACTTGATGATGTTGAAGTCCGATTAAAAGAAGCTATAGATGAATACTTTGAAGGGAGAAAAAAGGAATGA
- the ychF gene encoding redox-regulated ATPase YchF produces MALTAGIVGLPNVGKSTLFNAITQAGAESANYPFCTIDPNVGIVEVPDHRLNKLTELVLPKKTVPTAFEFTDIAGIVKGASKGEGLGNKFLSHIREVDAICQVVRCFADDNITHVAGKVDPIDDIEVINLELILADLESVDKRIGRVSKLAKQKDKDSVIELEILEKLKEAFENDKPARTVEFTEEQMKIVKGLHLLTIKPVLYVANVSEDDVADPSSNEYVQQVKEFAAKDNAEVIVICAKIESEIAELDGEEKEMFLQELGIEESGLDQLIRAAYNLLGLATYFTAGVQEVRAWTFRKGMKAPQCAGVIHSDFEKGFIRAETVSYDDLVAAGNMTAAKEAGKVRLEGKEYIVKDGDVMHFRFNV; encoded by the coding sequence ATGGCTTTAACAGCTGGTATTGTAGGTTTGCCGAATGTCGGGAAATCTACGTTGTTTAATGCAATTACCCAGGCGGGAGCGGAGTCTGCGAACTATCCGTTCTGTACAATTGATCCGAATGTAGGGATTGTAGAAGTGCCTGATCACCGTTTGAATAAATTAACTGAATTGGTTCTGCCGAAAAAAACTGTGCCAACGGCTTTCGAATTTACGGATATTGCCGGCATCGTAAAGGGTGCGAGCAAAGGGGAAGGTCTTGGAAACAAATTCCTGTCCCACATCCGTGAAGTAGATGCCATCTGCCAGGTTGTCCGCTGTTTTGCGGATGACAATATTACACACGTCGCGGGGAAAGTGGACCCGATCGATGATATCGAAGTCATCAACCTGGAATTGATCCTGGCTGATCTTGAGTCGGTTGATAAGCGAATTGGCCGTGTGAGCAAGCTGGCTAAGCAGAAGGATAAAGATTCTGTGATCGAGCTTGAAATTCTGGAGAAATTAAAAGAAGCGTTCGAAAACGATAAGCCAGCCCGTACGGTCGAGTTTACAGAAGAGCAAATGAAGATTGTAAAAGGTCTTCACCTGCTGACAATCAAGCCGGTGCTTTACGTGGCAAACGTAAGCGAGGACGATGTAGCGGATCCTTCTTCTAACGAATATGTGCAGCAGGTAAAAGAATTTGCCGCAAAAGATAATGCGGAAGTGATCGTTATCTGTGCAAAAATCGAATCTGAAATTGCAGAGCTTGACGGGGAAGAAAAAGAAATGTTCCTTCAGGAGCTAGGCATCGAAGAATCCGGACTTGATCAGCTGATCAGAGCAGCCTACAACCTGCTTGGACTGGCAACTTATTTCACAGCCGGCGTACAGGAAGTCCGCGCCTGGACATTCCGCAAAGGCATGAAGGCTCCTCAATGTGCGGGAGTTATTCACTCCGACTTTGAAAAAGGCTTCATCCGTGCAGAAACGGTTTCCTATGACGACCTTGTCGCTGCAGGCAACATGACAGCTGCAAAAGAAGCAGGAAAAGTCCGCCTCGAAGGAAAAGAATACATTGTTAAAGACGGAGATGTCATGCACTTCCGCTTTAACGTTTAA
- the rpsF gene encoding 30S ribosomal protein S6 yields the protein MRKYEVMYIIRPNIEDEAKKALVERFNTILTDNGAEVSESKDWGKRRLAYEINDFRDGYYQLMNVNAEATAVDEFTRLAKISEDIIRYIVVKDEK from the coding sequence ATGAGAAAGTACGAAGTTATGTACATCATCCGCCCAAACATTGAAGATGAGGCTAAAAAAGCCCTAGTTGAGCGTTTCAACACAATCTTAACTGACAATGGTGCGGAGGTTTCTGAATCAAAGGATTGGGGTAAGCGTCGCCTTGCATACGAAATCAATGATTTCCGCGATGGCTACTACCAGCTTATGAACGTTAATGCTGAAGCAACAGCAGTTGACGAGTTCACTCGTTTAGCTAAAATCAGCGAAGACATCATCCGTTACATCGTTGTTAAAGACGAAAAATAA
- the dnaB gene encoding replicative DNA helicase → MSDLFADRLPPQNIEAEQAVLGAIFLEPSSLTQASEILIPEDFYRAAHQKIFNVMLKLSDQGKAVDLVTVTEELSAAKLLEDTGGVSYLSELAGSVPTAANIEYYAKIVEEKSLLRRLIRTATGIAQDGYTREDEVEVLLGEAEKNIMEVAQRKNAGAFHNIKDVLVRTYDNIEEMHNRKGDITGIATGFTELDRMTAGFQRNDLIIVGARPSVGKTAFALNIAQNVATKTGENVAIFSLEMGAEQLVMRILCAEGNIDAQRLRTGSLTDEDWGKLTMAMGSLSNAGIFIDDTPGVRIQDIRSKCRRLKQEHGLGMILIDYLQLILGSGRSGENRQQEVSEISRSLKQLARELQVPVIALSQLSRGVEQRQDKRPMMSDIRESGSIEQDADIVAFLYRDDYYDKESEDKNIIEIIIAKQRNGPVGTVQLAFVKEYNKFVNLEKRFDDSFAPPGA, encoded by the coding sequence ATGAGTGATTTATTCGCGGATCGGCTCCCGCCTCAGAATATCGAAGCGGAACAGGCTGTACTTGGGGCAATCTTTCTTGAACCCTCCTCTCTTACACAAGCATCTGAGATCTTGATACCTGAAGACTTCTACCGTGCGGCCCATCAGAAGATTTTCAATGTAATGCTGAAGCTGAGCGATCAGGGGAAAGCGGTCGACTTAGTGACCGTGACAGAAGAGCTCAGCGCAGCAAAACTGCTGGAGGATACCGGAGGGGTCAGCTACTTAAGTGAACTGGCCGGCTCTGTTCCGACAGCGGCAAATATCGAGTACTATGCAAAGATCGTGGAAGAAAAATCACTGCTTCGCAGACTGATCCGGACGGCAACGGGCATTGCCCAGGACGGTTATACGCGCGAGGATGAAGTGGAAGTTCTGCTTGGGGAAGCAGAGAAAAATATCATGGAGGTTGCACAGCGCAAAAACGCCGGTGCCTTTCATAATATTAAGGATGTATTGGTGCGGACCTACGACAATATCGAGGAAATGCATAACCGTAAAGGGGATATTACCGGGATTGCGACTGGATTTACCGAGCTTGACCGCATGACAGCCGGCTTCCAGCGAAATGATCTTATCATTGTCGGTGCCCGTCCTTCCGTAGGTAAAACAGCCTTCGCCCTGAATATCGCGCAAAATGTGGCAACGAAGACCGGGGAAAACGTTGCGATCTTCAGTCTGGAGATGGGTGCCGAACAGCTGGTCATGCGTATTCTCTGTGCTGAAGGGAATATTGATGCCCAGAGGCTTCGTACCGGCTCTCTGACAGATGAGGACTGGGGAAAACTGACGATGGCGATGGGAAGCCTGTCAAATGCGGGTATTTTCATTGATGACACGCCGGGTGTCCGCATCCAGGATATCCGTTCCAAATGCCGCCGCCTCAAACAGGAGCATGGACTTGGCATGATTCTGATCGACTACCTGCAATTAATCCTCGGAAGCGGACGTTCAGGAGAAAACCGCCAGCAGGAAGTATCTGAAATCTCACGTTCCCTAAAACAGCTGGCACGTGAACTTCAGGTCCCTGTGATCGCCCTTTCCCAGCTTTCCCGTGGAGTGGAACAGCGTCAGGATAAGCGCCCGATGATGTCGGACATTCGTGAATCAGGAAGTATTGAGCAGGATGCCGATATCGTGGCATTCCTATACCGCGATGACTACTATGACAAAGAATCCGAAGATAAAAACATCATCGAAATCATCATCGCCAAGCAGCGTAACGGCCCGGTTGGAACCGTTCAGCTGGCATTCGTAAAAGAGTATAATAAGTTCGTAAACTTAGAGAAACGCTTTGATGATTCATTCGCGCCGCCTGGTGCATAA
- a CDS encoding molybdopterin-dependent oxidoreductase, which translates to MAQTFKSACPLNCWDSCGFQVTVDDGKVTKVDGDPDHPITKGKICGRGRMLESRTISLERLLHPLKKVNGEFMPISWEQALHDISLKMKELKETAGTTSILHSHDYANGGLLTNLDQRFFNCYGGVTELVGSICWGAGIEAQSSDFGDAYSHAPEDILNSRHIVVWGRNVARTNMHLYQRLQEAKKQGAKLYVIDPIYNATAKMADRYFSIKPGMDGWLAAGIMKEMLRLGLEDRSFIDTYSVGFEDLIELLESVTLEEIAEKTEVPAEVMTELAAVYGNRPVSTFFGLGMQRYENGGNTIRLMDALIAVSGNIGIPGGGANYANRQVGQSFDAAALTLPERKTAFRQFTMMRQAEGILTAKDPEIKMIFVTCGNPLTQVPDSSRVREAFASVETVVVMEQFMTDTAKMADYVLPVATVFEQEDLYYSSMYHHYVNHGPKLAEPPGEAKPDLWVWTELAKRLGFGADFDFTREEFISLGLGTLKEQGITLGSLRNSHHMELPVDTVPWRDRQFKTPSGKYEFTSFRKGSESRLTLALPRETKWTDKERAEQFPFTLLTIHPLRSNHSQHYHLLKPEPKAKVEIADNIAEKLGLQENDYVKVWNDRGEMNGYVHIMKKAHPDTINIDEGIWAKFGGPVNNLTSSRESDNGLGSTLYDCLVNIEKI; encoded by the coding sequence GTGGCACAAACATTTAAGTCAGCCTGTCCCCTTAACTGCTGGGACAGCTGCGGCTTTCAGGTAACCGTGGATGATGGTAAAGTAACAAAGGTAGATGGCGATCCGGACCATCCGATCACAAAGGGGAAAATTTGCGGCCGCGGCAGAATGCTTGAAAGCAGAACCATTTCTCTAGAGCGCCTGCTTCATCCGCTGAAAAAGGTAAATGGAGAATTTATGCCCATTTCCTGGGAGCAGGCTTTGCACGATATTTCCCTGAAAATGAAGGAGCTAAAAGAAACGGCTGGAACCACTTCAATTCTTCACAGCCATGATTATGCCAATGGCGGTTTGCTGACGAACCTGGATCAGCGCTTTTTCAACTGCTATGGCGGCGTGACTGAATTAGTAGGGTCAATCTGCTGGGGAGCCGGCATTGAGGCTCAGAGCTCAGATTTCGGAGATGCGTACAGCCATGCTCCTGAAGATATTTTGAACAGCAGGCACATTGTTGTCTGGGGCAGAAATGTTGCCCGCACCAATATGCACCTGTATCAAAGGCTGCAGGAGGCAAAGAAACAGGGTGCCAAATTATATGTGATTGATCCGATTTATAATGCGACGGCTAAAATGGCCGACCGCTATTTTTCCATCAAGCCGGGGATGGATGGCTGGCTTGCGGCCGGCATCATGAAGGAAATGCTCCGTCTGGGATTGGAAGATAGAAGTTTCATAGATACCTATTCAGTTGGTTTTGAAGATTTGATTGAATTGCTCGAAAGTGTAACGCTTGAGGAAATCGCAGAGAAAACGGAAGTGCCTGCTGAAGTGATGACCGAGCTTGCAGCGGTGTATGGCAATCGCCCCGTGTCCACTTTCTTTGGCCTGGGCATGCAGCGCTACGAAAACGGCGGGAATACGATCAGGCTGATGGATGCTTTGATTGCCGTGAGCGGCAATATCGGGATTCCGGGCGGCGGTGCAAACTACGCCAACAGACAGGTAGGACAGAGCTTTGATGCGGCTGCCCTCACCCTCCCTGAGCGGAAAACAGCCTTCAGGCAATTTACGATGATGCGGCAGGCAGAAGGGATTTTAACAGCAAAAGATCCTGAGATTAAGATGATCTTCGTTACGTGCGGAAATCCTTTAACCCAGGTGCCTGACTCTTCAAGGGTACGCGAGGCTTTTGCATCTGTTGAGACCGTTGTTGTGATGGAGCAGTTTATGACAGACACGGCTAAAATGGCAGATTACGTTCTGCCTGTTGCAACCGTGTTTGAACAGGAAGATCTCTATTATTCTTCCATGTACCATCATTATGTCAATCATGGCCCGAAGTTGGCTGAACCGCCAGGCGAAGCGAAGCCTGATTTATGGGTATGGACCGAGCTTGCCAAACGACTCGGATTCGGAGCCGATTTCGATTTTACAAGAGAAGAATTCATCAGCCTGGGCCTTGGAACGCTTAAAGAACAGGGGATTACACTTGGTAGCTTACGGAATTCCCACCATATGGAACTTCCGGTTGATACGGTGCCCTGGAGAGACCGCCAGTTCAAGACACCAAGCGGCAAATATGAATTTACCTCGTTCCGAAAGGGTTCCGAAAGCAGGCTGACACTCGCTCTTCCACGGGAAACCAAATGGACCGATAAAGAGCGTGCCGAACAGTTTCCTTTTACCCTGCTGACGATTCATCCGCTCCGGTCCAACCATTCGCAGCATTATCACCTATTGAAGCCGGAGCCAAAGGCAAAGGTGGAAATTGCCGATAATATTGCCGAAAAGCTTGGCCTGCAGGAGAACGATTACGTCAAAGTGTGGAATGACCGCGGGGAAATGAATGGCTATGTCCATATCATGAAAAAAGCCCATCCGGATACCATCAATATCGATGAAGGGATCTGGGCAAAATTCGGCGGCCCCGTCAATAACCTTACATCCAGCCGCGAATCGGACAACGGCCTTGGCAGCACATTGTATGACTGCCTTGTGAATATTGAGAAGATTTAA
- a CDS encoding YybS family protein — translation MNNVHKLTEGAVLLAVFAVLLLISLYVPILGSVSVFFLALPFIMFAAKNNRMGAIVFLTGAVLLSLIIGSIMGIPLALTFGLTGTVIGMFIRENKGRTSSFIAGTLVFLAALLLQYAAAVAFFNINIIKEGISMMEESIKISQGMLEGFGQNADKAVEQLTAGLKMIETLTPSLFVMTSVISVFVIQLVSFPIAKRFGIKIEGFKPFREMSLPKSILWYYLITIIASFLFNPSEGSYWFMALVNIAFILQIFMVIQGLSLIFFFSHLKGWPKAVPVLAAVFTFLMPFLLYIVRILGIIDLGFDLRQRLGKK, via the coding sequence ATGAATAATGTACATAAATTAACAGAAGGTGCTGTGCTTCTCGCGGTTTTTGCCGTGCTTCTTCTGATTTCGCTCTATGTGCCGATTCTCGGTAGCGTTTCGGTTTTCTTCCTGGCTCTTCCGTTTATTATGTTTGCAGCGAAAAATAACCGGATGGGCGCGATTGTCTTTCTGACGGGAGCCGTTCTGCTATCCCTGATTATCGGATCCATCATGGGCATTCCGCTTGCTCTGACATTCGGATTGACCGGTACGGTAATCGGTATGTTTATCAGGGAAAATAAAGGACGGACTTCTTCCTTTATTGCGGGCACGCTCGTATTCCTTGCAGCCCTTTTGCTTCAATATGCTGCAGCAGTTGCCTTTTTTAATATCAATATCATTAAAGAAGGCATCAGCATGATGGAGGAGTCCATTAAAATCTCACAAGGAATGCTCGAAGGCTTCGGGCAGAACGCAGATAAAGCAGTCGAGCAGCTGACAGCTGGCCTGAAAATGATTGAGACCTTAACGCCGAGTTTATTTGTCATGACATCGGTCATTTCTGTTTTTGTCATTCAGCTTGTTTCCTTTCCGATTGCCAAACGATTCGGTATTAAGATTGAAGGCTTTAAGCCATTCAGGGAAATGAGCCTGCCGAAAAGCATATTATGGTACTATCTCATAACCATTATTGCTTCGTTCCTTTTTAATCCGTCAGAAGGAAGCTACTGGTTTATGGCACTTGTCAATATTGCCTTCATTCTGCAGATTTTCATGGTCATTCAAGGCCTGTCCCTGATTTTCTTTTTCAGTCATTTAAAGGGATGGCCGAAAGCCGTGCCTGTCCTTGCTGCTGTATTTACATTTCTTATGCCATTTCTCCTTTATATTGTGAGGATATTAGGTATAATTGACTTAGGATTTGATTTAAGGCAAAGATTAGGAAAAAAGTGA
- a CDS encoding mechanosensitive ion channel family protein — MSPIEIMMHSMIDKISNEETWITIGEGIFKIVAILIVTSILIRIGKLAIRNIFKLRTPSRLRISERREATLLKLLENMLTYVVFFVAAIMILSVLTIDVKALLAGAGIVGLAVGFGAQSLVKDIITGFFIIFEDQFSVGDYIRVDQFEGTVEEIGLRTTKIKNWTGEVHILPNGSIMQVTNFSLNNSVAFVDVKISYEGDIVKAEKVLQELFEKLPEKYEDMVKTPEILGVQNLAASEVVLRVVSETLPMRHFYIARQLRKEIKLCLDEHGIEIPFPRLVMYTRNEQDNPKLNAEG, encoded by the coding sequence ATGAGTCCTATTGAAATTATGATGCACAGTATGATAGATAAGATTTCGAATGAAGAAACCTGGATCACGATCGGGGAAGGCATTTTTAAGATTGTGGCCATTCTGATTGTGACGAGCATCCTGATCAGGATCGGGAAGCTGGCGATCCGCAATATTTTTAAGCTGAGAACGCCGTCCAGGCTGCGAATCTCAGAGCGCAGGGAAGCCACCCTTTTGAAGCTGCTGGAGAATATGCTCACCTATGTGGTGTTTTTCGTTGCGGCGATCATGATCTTATCGGTGCTGACAATTGATGTAAAAGCCCTTTTGGCCGGTGCCGGAATCGTCGGGTTGGCTGTCGGGTTTGGAGCACAGAGCCTTGTAAAGGATATTATCACCGGATTTTTCATTATTTTCGAAGATCAGTTTTCGGTTGGGGATTATATCCGGGTTGATCAATTTGAAGGTACAGTGGAAGAAATCGGACTTCGGACGACGAAGATTAAGAATTGGACGGGTGAGGTTCACATCCTCCCCAACGGAAGCATTATGCAGGTGACCAATTTTTCATTAAATAATAGTGTGGCATTTGTGGATGTCAAGATTTCGTATGAAGGCGATATTGTAAAAGCCGAAAAGGTTTTGCAGGAGCTGTTTGAGAAGCTGCCTGAGAAGTATGAGGATATGGTGAAAACACCGGAAATCCTTGGAGTTCAGAACCTGGCTGCTTCGGAAGTGGTTCTGAGAGTTGTTTCGGAGACACTGCCCATGAGGCATTTTTATATAGCGCGCCAGCTGCGGAAGGAAATTAAGCTTTGTTTAGATGAGCATGGCATTGAAATTCCGTTCCCGCGCCTTGTGATGTACACACGGAATGAGCAGGATAACCCAAAACTGAATGCGGAGGGATAA
- the ssb gene encoding single-stranded DNA-binding protein — MMNRVVLVGRLTKDPDLRYTPNGVPVASFTLAVNRTFTNQQGEREADFINCVVWRKPAENVANFLKKGSLAGVDGRIQSRSYEGQDGKRVYVTEVQAESVQFLEPKNSSGGQGGGNPNYGGPKDQDFPFGNNSNQNQRQDNRNQGNYTRVDQDPFANDGQIDISDDDLPF, encoded by the coding sequence ATGATGAACCGTGTTGTTCTTGTCGGACGTTTGACAAAGGATCCTGATTTGCGGTATACCCCGAACGGAGTTCCTGTCGCTTCATTCACTCTTGCCGTGAATCGTACTTTTACGAATCAGCAAGGTGAGCGGGAGGCAGACTTTATCAACTGTGTGGTATGGAGAAAGCCAGCTGAAAACGTAGCAAATTTCCTTAAAAAAGGAAGTCTTGCAGGTGTAGATGGCCGGATTCAGTCCCGCAGCTATGAAGGCCAGGATGGAAAGCGCGTTTACGTGACAGAAGTCCAGGCTGAAAGTGTGCAATTCCTTGAGCCGAAGAATAGTTCTGGCGGCCAGGGCGGCGGTAATCCGAACTACGGCGGTCCAAAAGATCAGGATTTCCCATTTGGAAATAACAGCAATCAGAATCAACGCCAGGATAATCGTAATCAGGGCAACTATACTCGCGTGGATCAGGATCCATTCGCAAATGACGGCCAAATCGACATTTCTGATGACGACCTGCCATTCTAA
- a CDS encoding DUF951 domain-containing protein, producing the protein MEQKEFDLHDVVEMKKPHPCGVNKWKIIRMGADIRIKCEGCGHSVMIPRREFARKMKKILVKHEE; encoded by the coding sequence ATGGAGCAAAAAGAATTTGATTTACATGATGTCGTGGAAATGAAAAAGCCTCACCCATGCGGGGTAAACAAATGGAAAATCATTCGGATGGGAGCAGATATCCGCATTAAGTGCGAAGGCTGCGGACACAGCGTAATGATCCCAAGAAGGGAATTCGCCCGCAAGATGAAGAAAATTCTTGTTAAGCATGAGGAATAA
- the rpsR gene encoding 30S ribosomal protein S18, which translates to MAGGRRGGRAKRRKVCFFTANGITHIDYKDVDLLKKFISERGKILPRRVTGTNAKYQRKLTIAIKRARQMALLPYVSGE; encoded by the coding sequence ATGGCTGGAGGACGCAGAGGAGGACGTGCTAAACGTCGTAAGGTTTGCTTTTTCACTGCAAACGGAATCACTCACATCGACTACAAAGATGTGGATCTTCTAAAAAAATTCATCTCTGAGCGCGGTAAGATTTTACCACGTCGTGTAACAGGCACTAACGCTAAATACCAACGTAAATTAACGATTGCTATTAAGCGCGCTCGCCAAATGGCATTACTGCCATACGTTTCAGGTGAATAA
- the rplI gene encoding 50S ribosomal protein L9 gives MKVIFLKDVKGKGKKGEVKNVADGYAHNFLIKQGLAVEANQSSISSLNAQKKKEEKLAAEELADAKKLKETLEKLTVEFTAKSGEGGRLFGSITSKQIAEELQKKHSIKIDKRKIEMEDAIRTLGYTKVPVKLHTEVTATLNVHVKEA, from the coding sequence ATGAAAGTAATCTTTTTAAAAGACGTTAAAGGCAAAGGGAAAAAAGGCGAAGTAAAAAATGTAGCAGATGGCTATGCACATAACTTTTTAATCAAGCAAGGGCTTGCTGTCGAAGCAAACCAATCGAGTATCAGCAGCCTGAATGCTCAAAAGAAGAAAGAAGAAAAGCTTGCTGCTGAAGAGCTTGCTGATGCAAAAAAACTGAAAGAAACACTTGAAAAGCTGACAGTTGAATTTACTGCGAAATCAGGTGAAGGCGGCCGCCTGTTCGGCTCGATCACAAGCAAGCAAATTGCTGAAGAGCTTCAAAAGAAGCACAGCATCAAAATCGACAAACGCAAGATCGAAATGGAAGATGCGATCCGCACACTTGGATACACAAAGGTTCCAGTCAAGCTTCATACAGAAGTAACCGCAACATTAAACGTACATGTAAAAGAAGCATAA